A single region of the Halobacteriovorax sp. JY17 genome encodes:
- the rlmN gene encoding 23S rRNA (adenine(2503)-C(2))-methyltransferase RlmN → MKKSFYNLNFEDLENILRENGLNTSAASLLFNWHYKKKVIAPCTVDISKKTLNFLEENLSFELPQIDIVHESSDRTVKFLFKLHDGSKVETVLIPFHGKYSICLSSQVGCAMNCSFCFTGTQGLKRNLDTSEIVGQFLVAWNWLVQNREEGGRILNIVFMGQGEPLHNFDVVKKACDIFLSKNGASIGNQKITVSTSGFIPGLKRWSEESLDVNLALSLHSPFTEKRNELIPINKKYPLEEVLSYIDTIPLRRKQFITYEYLLIKDFNDQEIDARKTGELLKGKEAFINLIPFNPFPGSEYQRPSEDIVENFKLILKEYMIPTLVRTTKGDDVLAACGQLNSKS, encoded by the coding sequence TTGAAGAAATCATTCTACAATTTAAATTTTGAAGATTTAGAAAATATTTTAAGAGAGAATGGTCTAAATACTAGTGCCGCTTCCTTGTTATTTAACTGGCATTATAAGAAGAAGGTCATCGCTCCTTGTACAGTTGATATTTCAAAAAAGACTTTGAACTTCTTAGAAGAAAATCTTAGCTTTGAGCTACCGCAGATCGATATCGTTCACGAGTCTAGTGATAGAACAGTTAAGTTTCTCTTCAAACTTCATGATGGATCAAAGGTTGAGACAGTTCTCATTCCATTTCATGGTAAATATTCAATTTGCTTATCTTCACAAGTTGGCTGTGCCATGAATTGTTCTTTTTGTTTTACTGGAACTCAAGGTTTAAAGAGAAACTTAGACACATCTGAAATTGTTGGGCAATTTCTTGTCGCTTGGAATTGGCTTGTTCAAAATAGAGAAGAGGGTGGACGTATTTTAAATATAGTCTTCATGGGGCAAGGGGAACCTCTTCATAACTTTGATGTAGTTAAGAAGGCCTGTGATATCTTTCTTTCAAAGAATGGAGCCTCAATAGGGAATCAGAAAATTACGGTATCAACTTCAGGTTTTATTCCAGGGCTTAAGAGATGGAGTGAGGAAAGTTTGGATGTCAATCTTGCCCTCTCTCTACATTCTCCTTTTACTGAGAAGAGAAATGAGCTTATTCCTATAAATAAGAAATATCCTCTCGAAGAAGTTCTCTCCTATATTGATACAATTCCATTAAGACGTAAGCAATTCATAACATATGAATACTTACTGATTAAAGACTTTAACGATCAAGAAATCGATGCAAGAAAAACAGGAGAGTTATTAAAAGGAAAAGAGGCCTTCATTAACTTAATACCGTTCAACCCATTCCCCGGAAGCGAATATCAAAGACCGTCAGAAGATATAGTTGAGAATTTTAAACTAATTTTAAAAGAGTATATGATTCCAACTCTGGTTAGAACAACTAAGGGCGATGATGTTCTCGCAGCTTGTGGACAATTAAACTCTAAATCCTAA
- the yghU gene encoding glutathione-dependent disulfide-bond oxidoreductase, producing MSQEYIPPKVWKQEANNGGQFANINRPSAGSTHEKSLPKGQHPFQLYSLATPNGVKVTVMFEELLALGIKEAEYNAHLIKITEGDQFSSGFVEINPNSKIPALIDNSEGDSIRVFESGSILLYLAEKFNSFLPKEIEKKTEVLNWLFWQMGSAPYLGGGFGHFYNYAPEKIKYCIDRFTMETKRQLDVLDKNLENRKYIAGDEYTIADIAIWPWYGVLVQGNLYNAEEFIDAKSYKNLLRWAKLIGERPAVRRGVVVNRVWGDEGQQLPERHSEEDFKKIILEKK from the coding sequence ATGAGTCAAGAATATATTCCACCAAAAGTATGGAAGCAAGAAGCCAATAACGGAGGTCAATTCGCTAATATAAATAGACCCTCCGCCGGTTCAACTCATGAAAAATCCTTACCAAAAGGACAACATCCTTTTCAGCTCTACTCCTTAGCAACTCCTAACGGAGTCAAGGTTACAGTAATGTTCGAAGAGTTACTCGCCCTTGGAATAAAAGAAGCTGAGTACAATGCTCACTTAATTAAAATTACTGAAGGAGATCAATTCTCTAGTGGTTTTGTAGAAATAAATCCTAATTCTAAAATTCCCGCTTTAATTGATAATAGCGAAGGTGACTCTATTAGAGTATTTGAATCTGGCTCAATTCTCCTCTACCTTGCAGAGAAGTTTAACTCCTTCCTGCCAAAAGAAATTGAAAAGAAAACCGAAGTTCTCAATTGGCTTTTTTGGCAAATGGGAAGCGCTCCCTATTTAGGAGGAGGCTTTGGACACTTCTATAATTATGCTCCAGAGAAAATAAAGTATTGTATTGATCGCTTCACAATGGAGACCAAGAGACAGCTTGATGTTCTAGACAAGAATTTAGAAAATAGAAAGTACATAGCAGGAGATGAATACACTATTGCAGATATCGCAATCTGGCCTTGGTATGGTGTACTTGTACAAGGAAACCTCTACAACGCAGAAGAGTTTATAGATGCTAAGTCTTACAAGAACCTTCTACGTTGGGCAAAATTGATAGGTGAAAGACCTGCTGTAAGAAGAGGTGTCGTTGTCAATAGAGTCTGGGGAGATGAAGGTCAACAACTTCCAGAAAGACATAGCGAAGAAGATTTTAAAAAGATAATTTTGGAGAAGAAATGA
- a CDS encoding DUF1232 domain-containing protein produces the protein MEKPLYKKVIAVLATIFGAVYLLNPTMGLFEILPDNLPIIGNLDEGAAVYLIFASLRYLGLDLLKYFDRLKK, from the coding sequence ATGGAAAAGCCTCTCTATAAGAAAGTCATTGCAGTTCTCGCCACCATTTTTGGAGCCGTCTACCTTCTAAATCCCACCATGGGCCTTTTTGAAATACTACCGGATAATTTACCTATTATTGGAAATCTAGACGAAGGTGCTGCTGTCTATTTAATTTTTGCAAGCCTTCGCTATCTTGGACTCGATCTCTTGAAATACTTTGATCGTTTAAAGAAATAA
- a CDS encoding cystathionine beta-synthase, translating into MSEQNKKEFIRNILEAMPSDWVKLTTHRLDIYNEGLAKVEFLEKFEKLISSDREALSFELEKLPTAFDYIRLGHPLSCVLEWTIAKIKNLPVESIISFSSGTMPILAILRKNLLENTATQILYKNELPQNFDAEILRSVYGYKFDLLKVEDAHEIKDFSGSSIFLTELADVWNTELRSAADFTIAISKELGSIALVNNKESKKYISEIQHVRRRESIAMTPNDCLSMLEEFIGKPSMKENSKADRVALTKTIKEITNTNSSASIGSCGLSVQYAIMMGLIHHAKDKHPGKAIKFIVPPNCYGGTNDQARRVAACVSNVEILDLAVDGGQNMVSSVETILEKVALSDSVPYIIAEIPTNPRVEVPHLGNLKDVLSKERATSSGSKAVAPVFILDQTFCPNVKFLGPGDFLSSVQTISYVSGSKFPSGGLCTAGYCVANAEAEGLMSYVDGHLKICDNEATDFQIDTLTKQMPSMNERIEGAYRNTRAFVNHIQETLPTAKINFVSEELASESFTPSVFSLDLPTKGSSHEERENHKRDLNLKLINMMIAEIPHESKFCVSYGQLKGCYWTIPATSTQGTTKEGDKDYIVRVSLSPEFDLELHKAVFSKFCAEYIK; encoded by the coding sequence ATGAGTGAGCAAAATAAGAAAGAATTCATTAGAAATATTTTAGAGGCCATGCCATCTGATTGGGTGAAATTAACAACTCACCGCTTAGATATTTATAACGAGGGACTGGCGAAGGTTGAGTTTCTAGAAAAATTCGAAAAACTAATCTCTTCAGATAGAGAAGCACTTTCCTTCGAACTCGAAAAACTTCCTACTGCATTCGATTATATTCGTCTAGGCCATCCTCTCTCATGTGTTCTAGAATGGACAATTGCTAAAATTAAGAATCTTCCAGTTGAAAGTATTATTTCTTTTTCATCGGGGACAATGCCAATTCTTGCAATTCTTAGAAAGAATCTCTTAGAAAATACAGCAACTCAAATTCTCTATAAGAATGAATTACCTCAGAACTTCGACGCTGAAATTCTAAGAAGCGTTTACGGTTATAAATTTGACCTACTAAAAGTTGAAGACGCTCATGAAATTAAAGACTTCTCTGGAAGTAGTATTTTTCTGACAGAGCTAGCAGACGTTTGGAATACTGAATTAAGAAGCGCAGCTGACTTCACTATTGCAATCTCTAAAGAACTAGGAAGTATCGCTCTTGTAAATAATAAAGAGAGCAAAAAGTATATCTCTGAAATTCAGCACGTAAGAAGAAGAGAGTCTATTGCCATGACTCCCAATGATTGTCTATCTATGCTAGAAGAATTTATTGGTAAGCCTTCTATGAAGGAAAATTCAAAAGCTGATAGAGTAGCACTTACAAAGACTATTAAAGAAATCACAAATACAAATTCTTCCGCCTCAATTGGTTCGTGTGGACTATCTGTTCAATACGCGATCATGATGGGACTCATTCACCACGCAAAAGATAAGCACCCTGGGAAGGCGATTAAATTTATCGTACCTCCAAATTGCTATGGTGGAACGAATGATCAGGCAAGAAGAGTGGCCGCCTGTGTTTCCAATGTCGAAATCTTAGACCTGGCCGTTGATGGTGGGCAGAATATGGTGAGTAGTGTTGAGACGATTTTAGAGAAAGTCGCTCTCTCTGACTCAGTCCCTTATATCATTGCTGAAATTCCAACGAATCCAAGAGTCGAAGTTCCTCATCTTGGTAATTTAAAAGATGTTCTTTCAAAGGAAAGAGCTACAAGTAGTGGAAGTAAGGCGGTAGCACCTGTTTTCATTTTAGATCAAACCTTTTGTCCTAATGTGAAGTTTCTAGGCCCAGGGGATTTTCTCTCAAGCGTTCAAACTATTTCCTATGTGAGTGGTTCTAAATTTCCAAGTGGAGGTCTTTGTACTGCTGGTTACTGTGTTGCTAACGCTGAAGCTGAGGGCCTTATGAGTTACGTAGATGGCCATTTAAAGATATGTGATAATGAAGCGACAGATTTTCAGATCGATACTTTGACAAAGCAAATGCCTTCTATGAATGAGAGAATTGAAGGTGCTTATAGAAATACAAGAGCATTTGTAAATCATATTCAAGAAACGCTACCAACTGCTAAGATTAATTTTGTTTCAGAAGAATTAGCAAGTGAGAGCTTTACTCCTTCAGTTTTCTCTCTTGATCTTCCAACAAAGGGAAGCTCACATGAGGAAAGAGAGAATCATAAGCGCGATTTAAACTTAAAGCTAATTAATATGATGATTGCTGAAATTCCTCATGAGAGTAAGTTCTGTGTGAGCTATGGACAGCTTAAGGGATGTTATTGGACAATCCCTGCAACATCAACACAGGGAACAACTAAGGAAGGGGATAAGGACTATATTGTTCGTGTCTCACTATCGCCAGAGTTTGATTTAGAGCTTCATAAAGCTGTATTTTCTAAGTTCTGCGCCGAATATATAAAGTAA
- a CDS encoding glutathione peroxidase, giving the protein MKTIKLIILSMLLSVAIFSVESTLSSFTLSAPRNKKIELKQYSGKPLLIINIATRCGYTGQLDDIEKLYKKYQKQGLTIIGIPSNDFGGQTPESNQEVVEMCRVKYGASFPISTKAIVLGKEKIPLIDYIVKSSGGEEIKWNFEKFLFDKDGKFVARFNSKTLPLESELENAIKKALH; this is encoded by the coding sequence ATGAAAACTATAAAATTAATTATTCTTTCAATGCTTTTAAGTGTAGCCATATTTAGTGTTGAATCAACTCTTTCAAGCTTCACATTATCGGCACCAAGGAATAAGAAGATAGAACTAAAGCAATATAGTGGAAAACCATTGCTCATTATAAATATCGCTACTCGCTGTGGGTACACAGGACAATTAGATGATATTGAAAAACTCTATAAGAAATATCAAAAGCAGGGACTAACAATTATAGGAATTCCTTCCAATGACTTCGGAGGTCAAACTCCAGAATCAAATCAAGAAGTTGTTGAGATGTGCAGAGTTAAGTATGGAGCAAGCTTTCCAATATCTACAAAGGCCATTGTTCTTGGTAAAGAGAAAATCCCTCTCATTGATTACATTGTTAAATCATCTGGTGGAGAAGAGATAAAGTGGAATTTTGAGAAATTCCTCTTCGACAAAGATGGTAAATTTGTTGCGAGATTTAATTCAAAGACCCTTCCCCTAGAGTCAGAACTTGAAAATGCGATAAAAAAAGCTCTTCACTAG
- a CDS encoding metallophosphoesterase, which translates to MRYNLFFTLFLFTLVSCSKFGIISRGPASSSSEISVLGDLEGNIDRFNDFIQKSDALFLNSSGELDLVAGKRFVFLGDVMDRGPGSLRIMNDLVNLKEKYPENVTLILGNRDINKLRIMSLMDGSLTRPVPEIVIPWHKKTIEESFNIKIPDNLSAQEFQEFVKEYDNPLLRFKSFLAGMNAPLAFEFRREELEILYPEKAIDDHFVFASFLQDYDESGILRRYLKNGELGKIIDGNIFVHGAVTNENFGFIPGRAIRETDPEKWIDGLNDFARDEIDDWFSDSRKGQNLIDYHAPRPGSIKNLNSVVYARFSDDAGNPIAPGRKLIQKLRRYGIYRVVVGHTPTGDYPIIVRKPNFEVLLTDSSFSSVNKASKITIKGKDVLVETEISKSRDLVIKSNVEEVMNPLGMKTSDGYRVIGKFSDSDNVMILKVEGKGRRFSTKYVEESALNIANKGLVEVFEQRVNSSCRQIMQGFLGRKL; encoded by the coding sequence GTGCGATATAATCTATTCTTTACTCTTTTTCTTTTTACCTTAGTTAGTTGTTCAAAATTTGGAATAATTAGTAGAGGGCCTGCAAGCTCAAGCTCAGAAATTTCTGTTCTCGGTGATCTTGAAGGAAATATAGATCGCTTCAATGACTTTATTCAAAAATCAGATGCTCTCTTTTTAAACTCAAGCGGTGAGCTTGATTTAGTTGCTGGAAAGAGATTTGTTTTTCTAGGTGATGTCATGGATAGAGGACCAGGATCGCTTCGCATAATGAATGATCTTGTAAATTTGAAAGAGAAGTACCCTGAAAATGTGACCCTCATTCTTGGAAATAGAGATATTAATAAGCTTCGTATCATGAGTCTTATGGATGGTTCTTTAACAAGGCCAGTTCCTGAGATTGTTATTCCATGGCATAAGAAAACCATTGAAGAGAGTTTTAATATCAAAATTCCCGATAACCTTTCTGCTCAAGAGTTTCAAGAGTTTGTAAAAGAGTATGATAATCCTCTACTGCGATTTAAGTCCTTTCTTGCTGGTATGAATGCACCTTTAGCCTTTGAGTTTAGAAGAGAGGAGCTAGAGATTCTCTATCCAGAGAAAGCTATTGATGATCACTTTGTTTTTGCAAGCTTTCTTCAAGACTACGATGAGTCTGGAATTCTTAGACGGTATTTAAAGAATGGAGAGCTTGGCAAAATAATTGATGGGAATATCTTTGTCCATGGTGCAGTTACGAATGAGAATTTTGGTTTTATTCCGGGAAGAGCTATTCGAGAAACCGATCCTGAGAAGTGGATCGATGGATTGAATGATTTTGCTAGAGACGAAATTGATGATTGGTTTTCAGACTCAAGAAAGGGGCAGAATCTTATTGATTATCATGCACCCAGACCTGGAAGTATTAAGAATTTAAACAGTGTCGTTTATGCTAGATTCTCTGACGATGCAGGAAATCCTATTGCTCCAGGAAGAAAGTTAATTCAAAAACTAAGAAGATATGGAATTTATCGAGTTGTCGTAGGTCACACACCAACAGGAGATTATCCAATCATAGTAAGAAAGCCAAACTTTGAGGTTCTTCTAACAGATAGCTCTTTTAGCTCTGTTAATAAGGCGTCAAAGATTACAATTAAAGGAAAAGATGTTTTAGTGGAAACAGAAATCTCAAAGAGTAGGGATTTAGTTATTAAGTCAAATGTTGAAGAAGTAATGAATCCTTTAGGAATGAAAACAAGTGACGGCTATAGAGTTATTGGAAAGTTTTCAGATTCAGATAATGTGATGATCCTAAAAGTAGAAGGCAAGGGGAGACGATTTTCCACTAAGTATGTGGAGGAGTCAGCTTTAAATATAGCAAATAAGGGACTAGTTGAAGTCTTTGAACAAAGAGTGAACTCTAGTTGTCGACAGATAATGCAAGGTTTTCTCGGAAGGAAATTATGA
- a CDS encoding DUF6172 family protein, protein MKKSFTFASHNKAPERNIDSIKFEVKKYITRERKKKLPEGTDYWDFDCKIGADESVSEKIDLKEIGKNIDNLFTEGHSGFYLEILAKAAYKSNVKETTKKK, encoded by the coding sequence ATGAAAAAGTCGTTTACGTTCGCATCCCACAATAAAGCCCCCGAAAGAAATATCGATTCAATAAAATTTGAAGTTAAAAAGTATATCACTCGTGAAAGAAAGAAGAAGCTTCCAGAAGGAACTGATTATTGGGACTTCGATTGTAAAATTGGAGCCGACGAATCTGTTAGCGAAAAAATTGATTTAAAAGAGATTGGAAAAAATATTGATAACTTATTTACCGAAGGACATAGTGGTTTCTACCTGGAAATCCTTGCCAAAGCCGCCTATAAGTCTAACGTTAAAGAAACAACAAAGAAGAAATAA
- a CDS encoding HNH endonuclease — protein MKPLVILFCFIFSVSIFSHSGRTIKSGPKKGCHEDRKLGEFHCHGGVSKVETDKQNKYSRKKFKHWTDTDKNCLNTRHEILKIRSLVKVKISSCKVVEGKWNDFYFREILTSPSQIDIDHVVPLKNAWESGASLWSNREREKFANDPENLVITNSHYNRKKQAKTPLEWYPIEKSYTCKYLKQWIAVKTKYALKINPQIISEYKRIPCE, from the coding sequence ATGAAACCTTTAGTCATCTTATTCTGTTTTATTTTTTCAGTGTCTATTTTCTCTCATAGTGGGAGAACTATTAAGAGTGGACCGAAGAAGGGATGTCATGAAGATAGAAAGCTTGGAGAATTTCACTGCCATGGAGGTGTAAGCAAAGTCGAGACTGATAAACAAAATAAGTACTCTCGAAAGAAGTTTAAGCACTGGACCGATACAGATAAGAATTGCTTAAATACTCGTCATGAAATATTAAAGATAAGATCCCTAGTAAAAGTAAAGATTTCTTCTTGTAAAGTAGTTGAAGGTAAGTGGAATGATTTCTACTTTAGAGAAATTCTAACAAGCCCCTCTCAAATTGATATTGATCATGTCGTTCCTTTAAAAAATGCATGGGAGAGTGGAGCAAGTCTATGGTCAAATAGGGAACGTGAGAAATTTGCAAACGATCCTGAAAATCTTGTGATTACTAACTCTCACTACAATAGAAAGAAGCAGGCAAAGACCCCGCTGGAGTGGTATCCTATCGAAAAGAGTTATACTTGTAAGTACTTAAAACAGTGGATAGCGGTAAAAACAAAGTATGCTTTAAAAATTAACCCTCAAATTATCTCTGAGTACAAGAGAATACCGTGTGAGTAG
- a CDS encoding cold shock domain-containing protein, with protein MKEYKVELVKYDTLKTSKRKRSNLFVSAKTRDAVIDKLEQIHKGDEVTTITELVWGEAIDKKRKVVAGKVLTGVVKFYEDEKGFGFIEPDGDDEDLFFHSTALGGVRLYEHDIVEYEMSQGPKGPIAIHIKLIKNSDD; from the coding sequence ATGAAAGAATATAAAGTAGAGCTTGTTAAGTACGATACATTGAAAACGTCGAAGAGAAAGAGATCAAATCTCTTTGTCTCAGCTAAAACAAGAGATGCAGTAATTGATAAGCTTGAACAAATTCATAAAGGTGATGAGGTGACAACTATCACTGAACTTGTCTGGGGCGAGGCCATAGATAAGAAGAGAAAAGTTGTTGCAGGAAAAGTGCTGACTGGAGTGGTGAAATTTTACGAAGATGAAAAGGGCTTTGGCTTCATTGAGCCAGATGGAGACGATGAGGACCTCTTCTTTCATTCGACAGCTCTTGGTGGAGTGAGACTTTATGAGCACGATATTGTTGAATATGAGATGAGCCAAGGGCCGAAAGGGCCTATCGCTATTCATATTAAGTTGATTAAAAATTCAGACGATTAA
- a CDS encoding AhpC/TSA family protein, protein MKNKTIEEYENSKKDLIRQQRVDILALKRLKIFSEEGEQIYFSSLWKDRTVVVIFLRHFSCIGCRAHADQIWNLHRQMKNLKMKIIFIGNGNPNIIKVFKEDLNLHDAEIYTDPSLETFKACGMHRSVSNYINLKSFIELRKLRKKGYTQGKYTEEVGDILQNGGVVGFRDPGKVVYHFTSKHLGDYDDPDEWPRED, encoded by the coding sequence ATGAAAAATAAGACAATTGAAGAATACGAAAATTCTAAGAAAGACTTAATAAGGCAGCAGAGAGTTGATATTCTTGCGCTTAAGAGGCTAAAGATTTTTTCAGAAGAAGGGGAGCAGATTTATTTCTCATCACTTTGGAAGGATCGAACAGTTGTTGTGATTTTTCTACGTCACTTTAGTTGTATTGGCTGTCGGGCCCATGCTGACCAAATTTGGAATCTTCACCGTCAGATGAAGAATTTAAAAATGAAGATTATTTTCATTGGTAATGGTAATCCAAATATAATCAAAGTGTTTAAGGAAGACTTAAATCTTCACGATGCCGAGATTTACACAGATCCCTCTCTCGAAACTTTTAAAGCCTGCGGAATGCACCGAAGTGTTTCAAATTATATAAATTTAAAATCCTTTATTGAACTTAGGAAATTAAGAAAGAAAGGGTATACACAAGGAAAGTATACAGAAGAGGTTGGAGATATTTTGCAAAATGGTGGAGTCGTAGGGTTTCGAGACCCGGGTAAAGTTGTTTATCACTTTACCTCAAAGCATCTTGGTGATTACGACGATCCTGATGAGTGGCCTAGAGAAGACTAG
- a CDS encoding D-alanyl-D-alanine carboxypeptidase family protein, translating into MKRRDFLKYTTFLAATSGLSSCSFLQKHFHDATCKSCINPFEETKQTQSTIIAPTKKPEEEIVKELVKDERAKSKYFSQDFPDDIFLSKENYAIVKSLVAKLRIVERYVGHGNFNLLNVDSFYLFTNTIPYCKPITEVEKKFMEELFYFDAAKYGFKGDKTAKKLTDSIGKREVAKVPFSGHFLKKDQSLTLFQKVKRDVGKDLILTSGVRGVAKQFHLFLEKSLETKGNLSKASRSLAPPGYSFHYLGDFDVGKKNMGMKNFDQDFAETDEFKRLVDLGYINIRYTQSNTLGVRFEPWHLKV; encoded by the coding sequence TTGAAAAGAAGGGATTTCTTAAAATATACTACCTTTCTCGCGGCCACCAGTGGACTCAGTAGTTGCTCATTCCTGCAAAAGCACTTTCACGATGCCACTTGCAAGTCTTGTATAAATCCATTTGAAGAAACTAAGCAAACTCAGAGTACAATAATTGCTCCAACAAAGAAGCCAGAAGAGGAAATTGTCAAAGAGTTGGTCAAAGATGAAAGGGCCAAGAGTAAGTACTTCTCTCAAGATTTTCCAGACGATATTTTTCTGAGTAAAGAAAATTACGCTATTGTCAAAAGCCTCGTCGCAAAACTTAGAATAGTTGAAAGGTATGTAGGACATGGGAACTTCAACCTATTAAACGTTGATAGCTTCTATTTATTCACCAATACAATTCCCTACTGCAAGCCTATAACTGAAGTTGAAAAGAAATTTATGGAAGAGCTCTTCTACTTTGACGCCGCCAAGTATGGCTTCAAGGGAGATAAAACGGCCAAAAAACTAACAGACTCCATAGGAAAGAGAGAGGTGGCCAAAGTTCCTTTCTCTGGACACTTCCTAAAGAAAGACCAATCCCTTACACTCTTTCAAAAAGTAAAACGAGATGTAGGTAAAGACCTTATTCTCACCTCTGGCGTTAGAGGTGTTGCAAAGCAATTCCACCTATTTCTTGAAAAGTCTCTTGAGACAAAGGGTAACTTATCTAAGGCCTCAAGGTCTCTTGCTCCTCCTGGTTATTCATTCCATTATCTAGGCGACTTTGATGTTGGTAAGAAAAATATGGGTATGAAGAATTTCGATCAAGACTTTGCTGAGACGGATGAGTTCAAACGTCTTGTGGATCTTGGCTATATAAATATTCGCTATACACAAAGTAATACTCTCGGTGTTCGTTTTGAGCCGTGGCACTTAAAAGTTTAA
- a CDS encoding alpha/beta fold hydrolase — protein sequence MYRLLLTLLVLTFTFSASAGSYLPWRLGYKTIKIKHHQTDIRVGYLTANPEVKFKGNILFYQGLGDSILNHDPLFEVLTNNGFRVVAFDYMGQGGSAGTMNNTTIENINEIGDKVIDLLGRKNGPNGSKYHILGWSTGGLAAYRKAYYDKGRSILSVVLIAPGIAPNYFVGEGLFNWPIDEISMETLTTNRFLGVNDPHEDPIFPKSPVFVPKFAFNLQKVAMKSRTKWFIDPKVPGLVLLSGPSDTYVNASKTKTVLKKRAKHFRVVTYSKALHEIDNEVESIAKSARENILEFFINK from the coding sequence ATGTATAGACTACTACTAACATTACTTGTTTTAACTTTTACTTTTTCAGCAAGCGCTGGATCTTATCTACCATGGCGATTAGGTTATAAGACAATTAAGATTAAGCATCATCAAACAGATATACGTGTTGGTTACCTCACTGCAAATCCAGAAGTTAAATTCAAAGGAAATATTCTCTTCTACCAAGGACTTGGAGATTCTATTTTAAATCACGATCCACTTTTTGAAGTTTTAACAAATAATGGTTTTAGAGTCGTGGCCTTCGATTATATGGGACAGGGTGGGTCTGCCGGAACAATGAATAATACAACGATTGAAAATATAAATGAGATCGGTGATAAGGTTATTGATCTACTTGGTCGAAAGAATGGTCCTAACGGAAGTAAGTATCATATTCTTGGATGGTCTACTGGTGGGCTTGCTGCCTATAGAAAAGCTTACTATGACAAAGGACGTTCTATTTTATCAGTGGTACTCATTGCTCCAGGGATCGCTCCAAATTACTTTGTTGGTGAAGGATTATTTAATTGGCCGATCGATGAAATATCTATGGAAACGTTAACTACGAATAGATTTCTAGGAGTAAATGATCCACATGAGGATCCTATCTTCCCAAAGTCTCCAGTTTTTGTTCCTAAATTTGCCTTTAATCTTCAAAAAGTTGCAATGAAATCTAGAACGAAATGGTTCATTGATCCAAAAGTCCCTGGACTCGTTCTACTTTCTGGACCAAGCGACACATATGTTAATGCCTCTAAAACAAAAACTGTTCTAAAGAAGAGGGCCAAGCACTTTAGAGTCGTTACTTATAGTAAAGCTCTTCACGAAATTGATAATGAAGTTGAATCAATTGCTAAGAGTGCGCGAGAGAATATCTTAGAATTTTTTATAAATAAGTAG
- a CDS encoding zinc ribbon domain-containing protein YjdM, which yields MTNDTDSQTCPKCSSPYGYTDGSLWICPECFHEWNLEAQAEEGQTPKFLDSNGAQLQNGDSVTVIKDLKAGKSTIKSGTKVKNIRLLDEPVNDHDISCKIDGHGSMYLKCSVVKKA from the coding sequence ATGACAAACGATACAGACTCTCAAACATGCCCAAAATGTTCTTCTCCTTATGGTTATACCGATGGATCTCTCTGGATTTGCCCAGAGTGCTTTCATGAGTGGAACCTAGAGGCCCAGGCCGAAGAAGGCCAAACACCAAAATTTCTCGATTCAAATGGTGCTCAATTACAAAATGGTGACTCAGTTACTGTGATTAAAGACCTAAAAGCAGGAAAGAGTACAATTAAGTCAGGTACTAAAGTTAAGAATATCAGACTTCTAGATGAGCCTGTTAACGACCACGATATTTCTTGTAAAATTGACGGTCACGGATCTATGTACCTTAAATGTTCTGTGGTTAAAAAGGCCTAG